The sequence below is a genomic window from Streptomyces sp. V1I1.
GAGTCGAGCGACTGGACGACCGTCCGCAGCACGGTGTACGCGATCCAGGTGGTCTGCACGCCCGCGTCGGCCGGGTCGATGCGGTTGTCCCCGAACGCGTGGGCGCGGATCACCCGCTCCATCTCGCCCCAGCGCGTGTCGCCGGCGTCCGGATACCAGCCCGTGATGTAGGCGCCTTCGAACGGGCCATTGCGGCCGCCCGTGCGGTCGATGAGGGGCTGGCCGACGGAGCCCATGACCGAGGAGACCCGGATCTTCTGGTCGTCCTCCGGCAGCCGCCGGAAGGAGTCGAAGAAGGTCTCGGTACGGTCGCCGAGCGCGGCGGTGACGCACCCCGGGCGGTCGTCCGACCCGGCGCCCGACCCGGAACCCGACCCGGAACCCGACCCGGAACCCGACCCGGAACCCGACCCGGAACCCGACCCGGAACCCGAGCTGGATCCCAGCCCCGACCCGGAGCTGGCCCCCGCCTTCCTGCGGGCCTGGTCCGCCTGCGCCGTGTAGTCCGTCGCGTCTTCCGCCGCCAGGATGTCCGTCGACTTGCGCCGACTGCCCTCCGCGAGGCCCGCATTGAGCAGCCCGGGCAGTTCGTCGCCCGCCAGGGTGTTGGGCCGCACCAGCGAGACCCGGTCGCAGGTGTCCGCGAGCTGCTGGCCGTTGCCGGCCAGGAGGGCCGCCTGGCCGCCGTTGACCGGGTAGGAGAGGTAGCTGGTGAACTCCTCCTCGGATATCCCGTAGCCGCCGATGAAGGGGATGCCCGCGGCCTCCAGCGGGGCCATGAAGGCTTCGCCGTGCTGGCTGTACGAGCCGACGACCGCGACCACGCCCTCCTTGACCGCCCGCCGGGCGCAGGCGGCGGCGCCGGTCGAGGTGTTCTGCTCGTTGCAGGAGATGATGCGCAGCTCGTGTCCGTCGAGCCCGCCCTGCGTCTTGGCCCAGCGGGCGTACGCCTTCGCCATCGCCGGCATGCCGGGCATGTTCGTCGCCCGTGTCTCCTCGGGGGCGAAGGTCATCACCTTGACGGGTTCCCTGGAGCCCCCCGAGCCTCCAGGGAAGACGCCACAGCCGGTGACCAGCGACGCACCGGCCGCCACGGCAGCCGTCGTCATACACACGGCGCGAACTCGAGCGGTCCTTGAGGGGCGGGGGGAGGAGGAACGTCGCCAACCGGTCATGCTCCGCCACATTTCCGCTTCCCGGGTAACGGAGTAGTGAGCATTCTTCAACGAAGGGTGACGGGAAGGTGAATTACAGGGGGCTGTTCGGTCGAGCGAGGGGGGAACGTACGATCGCAGGCGTGCAGCAAGGTTCGGACACCTCTTCCCGTCGCGGCCGTCGCTCCTCCACCATGGGCGGCATGCCGCTCAATGACATGCCCTGGTGGCGCTGGCGCAGCAATG
It includes:
- a CDS encoding ABC transporter substrate-binding protein, which translates into the protein MTGWRRSSSPRPSRTARVRAVCMTTAAVAAGASLVTGCGVFPGGSGGSREPVKVMTFAPEETRATNMPGMPAMAKAYARWAKTQGGLDGHELRIISCNEQNTSTGAAACARRAVKEGVVAVVGSYSQHGEAFMAPLEAAGIPFIGGYGISEEEFTSYLSYPVNGGQAALLAGNGQQLADTCDRVSLVRPNTLAGDELPGLLNAGLAEGSRRKSTDILAAEDATDYTAQADQARRKAGASSGSGLGSSSGSGSGSGSGSGSGSGSGSGSGSGSGAGSDDRPGCVTAALGDRTETFFDSFRRLPEDDQKIRVSSVMGSVGQPLIDRTGGRNGPFEGAYITGWYPDAGDTRWGEMERVIRAHAFGDNRIDPADAGVQTTWIAYTVLRTVVQSLDSDDITAGKISHALDSGVQVPTGGLTPTLRWDYEDMLGTPGFPRIVNRSVTFQVVRDGRLVAQKQGFVDVSKTLSASAVTSG